One segment of Anatilimnocola aggregata DNA contains the following:
- a CDS encoding sensor histidine kinase, which translates to MPESKDHFTPPPVPYQQRDHDHRVFRWMVAAYVGVGATLCFVLAVAIWGVYHDLNQVRTTLLISEMNRLRTHALRTAGIVQDELHQKKSESLSDLDDDTFLRKHWARSVLTDRSRLYAAVLDTDGRVMAHSNPAHEGRQLESAWYDRIIAEAGDDVVQTQSHALTGGQTGYSVSSPIYVNNKLIGMYHSALSKDWVEKTLIERQASTKQVWLYLLSIIGMIVGVSGFSLFFISRRLAVLNESIKLTRTRRFAELGQLMAGIVHEIRNPLNAMRLNLHVLSRRGPQFEEGDPAGHEHSEIIRETNYEIERVEGLLRILLGYARPDNPRNENLDVRSEVQATLTFLRPLLERADILVKATFPEQPALVVMDRDRFRQILLNLINNAREAMETGGCIQIQVKQQGDRVELLVADDGPGVPHSQRERIFEPFYSTKELGTGLGLAIVRRFVEEGGGSIACGSNQPQGAVFRLKFVAPTPTSVTPLAQLSPPTT; encoded by the coding sequence ATGCCTGAATCAAAAGATCATTTCACGCCCCCACCGGTTCCATATCAGCAGCGCGATCACGACCACCGAGTGTTCCGTTGGATGGTTGCTGCGTATGTGGGAGTCGGTGCCACCTTGTGCTTCGTGCTCGCGGTGGCCATCTGGGGTGTTTATCACGACTTGAATCAGGTTCGCACGACGCTGCTGATTTCCGAAATGAATCGCTTGCGGACGCACGCGCTGCGCACGGCGGGCATCGTTCAAGACGAGCTTCACCAGAAGAAAAGTGAATCACTTTCGGACCTCGACGACGACACTTTTCTGCGCAAACATTGGGCGCGTTCCGTCTTGACTGATCGGTCCCGCCTGTATGCCGCTGTGCTCGACACCGACGGCCGAGTGATGGCACACAGCAATCCAGCACACGAGGGTCGCCAGTTAGAAAGTGCCTGGTACGACCGGATTATCGCGGAAGCGGGTGACGACGTCGTCCAAACTCAGTCCCATGCACTGACCGGCGGCCAGACGGGATACAGCGTTAGCTCGCCGATCTACGTCAATAACAAACTGATTGGAATGTACCACAGCGCCTTGAGTAAGGACTGGGTTGAAAAAACTCTGATAGAGCGACAAGCTTCCACTAAGCAAGTCTGGCTCTATCTCTTGTCGATAATCGGAATGATCGTCGGTGTTTCGGGATTTTCGCTCTTCTTTATTAGCCGCAGACTGGCAGTCTTGAATGAGTCCATCAAGTTGACCCGCACTCGTCGTTTTGCTGAACTCGGTCAACTCATGGCTGGCATCGTGCACGAAATACGCAATCCCCTCAACGCAATGCGGTTGAACTTGCACGTGCTATCGCGAAGGGGGCCGCAGTTTGAAGAAGGTGATCCTGCGGGACATGAACATTCCGAAATCATTCGTGAGACGAACTACGAAATCGAACGCGTCGAAGGTTTACTCCGGATCTTGCTGGGCTACGCTCGCCCCGATAATCCACGTAATGAGAACCTCGATGTGCGAAGCGAAGTTCAGGCGACACTGACGTTTTTGCGCCCCCTCCTGGAACGAGCCGATATCTTGGTAAAGGCTACTTTCCCGGAACAGCCCGCCCTGGTTGTGATGGATCGTGATCGCTTTCGCCAGATTTTGCTCAATCTCATCAACAATGCTCGCGAAGCAATGGAAACCGGCGGCTGCATCCAAATTCAAGTCAAGCAGCAGGGAGATCGCGTGGAACTTCTGGTTGCTGACGATGGCCCAGGGGTGCCGCACTCCCAGCGAGAAAGGATCTTCGAACCTTTTTACTCAACGAAGGAACTCGGTACCGGATTGGGACTGGCAATTGTTCGCCGTTTTGTCGAAGAAGGTGGAGGATCCATTGCTTGCGGTAGCAACCAACCTCAAGGTGCCGTGTTTCGCCTGAAGTTTGTCGCACCTACGCCAACCTCCGTTACGCCACTGGCTCAACTTTCTCCCCCGACCACTTAG